The genomic DNA AGATCCATGAGGCTGACCATCACTCGTGTGGCCTGCGAATGCTGTCGAACGTTGGCCAGCGCCGACTGAGCGGTCCGCAGCAGCGCCACCTCCGCCTCGGCGGACAGGGTCGGCAAGGTCTCGTCGACGTCGAGGCGGCCCGTGATCGAACTGTCCTCCTCCAACCTGGCGAGCAGCCGGCGGATCGCCGCGGTCAGCGCCCCGTCCTCAAGCTCGGCCGGGGCAAGGGCGGCGATGATGCGGCGGACGTCCCGGGAGCTCTGTGCGGCGAGGTCCTCGACCTGGGCGAGCACCTGCCCGGCGTGGTGATCGGTGGTGCGCTCCGCCTCGGCGTGGGCGATGAGACGGATCGACGAGATCGACTGCGCGATCGTGTCGTGGATGTCGCGGGAGACGCGGGTGCGCTCTTGGATCTCACCGGCATGCCGCTGGGTCAGCGCCAGCTCATCCTGGAGGTCGAGCAGATTCTGGTGGGCGAGTTCCAGGGAGCGCAGCAGCTCCTCCCGGTGACGGCCCTCGCGCAGCAGTTCAATATAGCCGCGCGAAAGCCCGAGTGCGAAGACGGCGCCGATGAGAGAGCCGATGATGCTCGGGGTCGGCACCTGCCCGTAGTGCGCGAGCGGGGCGACGATCGTCGCGACATAGGTGAGTGCGGTGAAGACGATGGCGATGCGGAGGGAGAAGAGGTGGCCGGCGAGCAGCCAGAGGAGGAAGGCGACCCAGATGAACTCGGCGGAGACGAGCAGCGTGCACAACCAGGATACCGCGAGGACGATGAGCCACCATTTCGCCAGCACCAGCGCACCGGACCGTGCCGCACGCACGGCGCCCAAGGCGTACCAAGCGAGGAAGACGATGCTCACTGCCACGGCGGCGAGCATCGGCGCACCGGTGGAGACTGCGCGGATGCAGGAGATGAGCATGAGGACGAGGGCGATGGCGTGCTGGCCGAACTCCATCGTCCGCTCTGTCCATCTGCGTGCGCCCACGCTGCCACCTTCCTGCAGATCGGCCCCGGCGACAAATGCGCCGAAGCGGTGATCCTGTGCTGTCATGATCTCCCTGCCAACTCAATCACATCCGGAACCCCGGTGGTGTGACATCTGCGCCGTCCGATGCGGAAACCGAGCGGGCCCGGGCGACGATCTGCGTCGTCGCCCGGGCCTGTTCAACTCACTCTGACCGGTGGTCTGCTTGCGTATGCCTGCTCGGCTCGCGCCAGGCGGTTCAGCTCAGTGCTTGCCGTGGTGAGCACCGGAGCCCATGTCCGCGAACTTACTTTCGGCGAGCAGGTGAGTGGAGTGCTCACCGTGTCCGGTCGCATCCGCTCCGGCGACCTCGGCCGATCCTGCGGCAGAACCGCTGCCCGCGCTTGCCGATCCGTTATCCGACGCCTCTGCCGTGCCGGCACCAGCCGCACCAGCTGCCGCACGCTCGTGGAAGTGCGTGATGGCCTTGTTGGGCCACCACATCCTGTCGCCCATGAGTCCGAAGATCGAGGGCACGATGACGGTGCGCACGAGGATCGTATCGACGAGCACGCCGACTCCGACGATGAGGCCGAGCTGGCCGAGCACCATGAGCGGCAGCATGCCGAGTGCCGCGAACACTCCGGCGAGGACGATGCCGGCACTCGTGATGACGCCGCCGGTGTGGGCGACGGCTTCGACCATGCCCTGGCGTCCGCCGTGGAAGACGGACTCCTTCTTCGCCCGGTGGGCGAGGAAGATCGAGTAGTCGATGCCGAGCGCCACCAGGAAGAGGAACGCGAGAATCGGCACCTGTGCATCGAGGGCGGACTGTCCGAAGATCGTCCGTGACAGGAATGCTCCGAGACCGATCGCCGCCGCGGAGGAGACCACGTTGACCAGCAGCAGGGTGAACGCCGCGATGGGTGCACGGAGGATGACGAGCAGGATGATGAAGCTGATTGCCAGGACCATCGGGACGATCGTGAAGAAGTCCGTCTGGTTGCCGTCGCGGGCGTCGAGTTCCGTGGCCGCGGCACCGCCCACCTGAGCGTTCGCTCCGTCGATAGCGTGGACATCGGTGCGGATGTCCTTGACGAGGTCGAGTCCCTTTGCGCTGTCGGGTTCGTACTCGCCGGTGACCATGATCTTCGTGACGGAAGCGCCGTCGATTGTCGTGTCCTCGATCGCCGAGGCGCGCACGACGCCGTTCATATCGCTGACCGAATCGGCGACCTCATCGGCATGGTCGGTATCGGCGACGATCCAGATCGGCTGGGATTCGCCGGGCGGGAAGTGGTCGGCGAGGACGTCGAGTCCCTGCGCCGATTCGGACTGGACCCGGAACTTCTCGGTCTGATCGAGACCGATCGACGATCCGATGAAACCGGTGGCCATGACACCGAGGATGACGATTCCGGCACCGAGGTGGAGCCCCGGTTTGCGCACTACGCGGGTGGCGATGGTCCGCCAGATCGAGGGCCTCGCCGCACCTCGCGGTGCGGTTCCACCGTCTCGCGCACCTGTCGGTGCGGTTCCATGGTTCGTGGCGGCCGCCTCGGTGGGGGTGAGCTCTTCGTCCGCGGTGTCTTCGCCCTTCGGGATGAAGGGCCAGAACATCTTCTTGCCGCAGATGGCAAGCACGGGCGGCAGCGCGAAGAGGACGGCGGCTGCGGAGATGAGCAGGCCGACGGCCGCGGTGATGCCCAGGCCGCGGGTGCCGGGGATGATCGCGAAGACGAGGCTGAGCAGGGACAACACGACGGTGAGGTTCGAGGCGAGGATCGTCGACGCGGTGTGCATCCAGGCTTCGGCGAGAGCGACGCGGTGATCGCTGAAACGGCGCAGCTCCTCGCGGTAGCGGGAGATGAACAGCAGCGCGTAGTTCGCGCCGGCTCCGAAGACGAGGACGCTGATGATGCCCGCATCGAACTGCAGGTTCAGCCAGTCGCCGACGGCCGCGGTCACGGTCGAGGCGAGTCCGTCGGCGGTGCCGATGACGATGAGCGGCAGCAGCCACAGGATCGGCGAGCGATAGGTGATGATGAGCAGCAGCGCCACGATGACGATGGTGACGATAAGCAGGGTGAAGTCTGCGCCGTTGAACGCCGAGGCGATATCGGCGCCGATAGCGGGACCACCCGTGACCAGCAGTGACATGCCATCATCAGTGAGTCCGGTGGCGGTCGGGTCATCGGCGATGGCGGTGCGCAGATCGTCGACGGTCTCGGCGGTGTCGGAGTTCGTCAGGCCGACCGCGATGGGCACCATGAGCAGCGCGGCCTGTTTGTCGTCGCTGAGGATCGGTCCGGTCACGGTCTCGGTGGATTCTTCGCCGACGGAATCGCCGAGCGAGGTGCCGAGCTCCTTCAGCTGCGCCTGGTCGTCGGCGGAGAGTTCGGATCCGTCCTCGTTCGAGGCCACGACCATGACGGACTGCTTGTCCGCCTCGGGGAACTTGTCGAGGATCTTCTGTGCCTGAGTCGATTCGGAGTCGGCCGGAGCGGTTTCGTTGGGCCGGTCCTCCCCTGACCCGGACAGGAGTCCGAACAGCAGAGCGACGAGGACGACGATCCCGCCGAGGACGAGC from Brevibacterium sp. JSBI002 includes the following:
- a CDS encoding sensor histidine kinase, coding for MTAQDHRFGAFVAGADLQEGGSVGARRWTERTMEFGQHAIALVLMLISCIRAVSTGAPMLAAVAVSIVFLAWYALGAVRAARSGALVLAKWWLIVLAVSWLCTLLVSAEFIWVAFLLWLLAGHLFSLRIAIVFTALTYVATIVAPLAHYGQVPTPSIIGSLIGAVFALGLSRGYIELLREGRHREELLRSLELAHQNLLDLQDELALTQRHAGEIQERTRVSRDIHDTIAQSISSIRLIAHAEAERTTDHHAGQVLAQVEDLAAQSSRDVRRIIAALAPAELEDGALTAAIRRLLARLEEDSSITGRLDVDETLPTLSAEAEVALLRTAQSALANVRQHSQATRVMVSLMDLDGAIRMDIVDDGVGMADPHNRQRNPDSGFGLDFIGSRMRELGGELVIESSQGSGFAISATLPSQSKLHTRGEGLSTAAERTGVDSAGRLGEGERNTGETRDPGENA
- a CDS encoding MMPL family transporter → MNSPLAKTAHTLTSKRGSWLVLGGIVVLVALLFGLLSGSGEDRPNETAPADSESTQAQKILDKFPEADKQSVMVVASNEDGSELSADDQAQLKELGTSLGDSVGEESTETVTGPILSDDKQAALLMVPIAVGLTNSDTAETVDDLRTAIADDPTATGLTDDGMSLLVTGGPAIGADIASAFNGADFTLLIVTIVIVALLLIITYRSPILWLLPLIVIGTADGLASTVTAAVGDWLNLQFDAGIISVLVFGAGANYALLFISRYREELRRFSDHRVALAEAWMHTASTILASNLTVVLSLLSLVFAIIPGTRGLGITAAVGLLISAAAVLFALPPVLAICGKKMFWPFIPKGEDTADEELTPTEAAATNHGTAPTGARDGGTAPRGAARPSIWRTIATRVVRKPGLHLGAGIVILGVMATGFIGSSIGLDQTEKFRVQSESAQGLDVLADHFPPGESQPIWIVADTDHADEVADSVSDMNGVVRASAIEDTTIDGASVTKIMVTGEYEPDSAKGLDLVKDIRTDVHAIDGANAQVGGAAATELDARDGNQTDFFTIVPMVLAISFIILLVILRAPIAAFTLLLVNVVSSAAAIGLGAFLSRTIFGQSALDAQVPILAFLFLVALGIDYSIFLAHRAKKESVFHGGRQGMVEAVAHTGGVITSAGIVLAGVFAALGMLPLMVLGQLGLIVGVGVLVDTILVRTVIVPSIFGLMGDRMWWPNKAITHFHERAAAGAAGAGTAEASDNGSASAGSGSAAGSAEVAGADATGHGEHSTHLLAESKFADMGSGAHHGKH